Part of the Myripristis murdjan unplaced genomic scaffold, fMyrMur1.1, whole genome shotgun sequence genome is shown below.
actacaacatcaacaacatcaacaacaagaaaaacatcaacaagaacatcaacaacaacatcatcaacaacatcaacaacaacaacaacatcaacaacaacatcatcaacaacaacaacaacatcaacaacaacatcaacaacaacatcaacatcaacaacaacaacaacaacatcaacatcaacatcaacatcaacaacaacaacaacgacatcaacaacaacaacatcaacaacatcaacatcaacaacaacaacaacatcaacaacaacatcaacaacaacaacaactacaacatcaacaacatcaacaacaagaaaaacatcaacaagaacatcaacaacaacatcatcaacaacaacaagaaaaacatcaacaagaacatcaacaacaacatcatcaacaacaacaacatcaacaacaacaacaacatcaacatcaacaacaacaacaacaacaacaacatcaacatcaacaacatcaacatcaacatcaacaacaacaacaacaacgacatcaacaacaacaacaacaacaacaacatcaacatcaacaacatcaacatcaacatcaacaacaacaacatcaacaacaacaacatcaacatcaacaacaacaacaacatcaacatcaacaacatcaacatcaacaacaacaacaacaacatcaacatcaacaacaacaacaacaacatcaacatcaacaacatcaacaacaacaacatcaacaacaacatcaacaacaataacaacaacaacaacaacaacatcaacaacaacaaccaccgaGCGAACTGATCATGTGACTCATTCTGACGTCGCTCTGACTTGTTTTAATCTCGGACTTTCACTGAAGGCCTTCAACACACCACTGCTGCACCTGCATCTgctacctcacacacacacacacacacacacacacacacacacacacacacacacacacacacacacacacagacctgtaGTGATGGTGGCTGCAGAGCTGCTCGCCCAGCCTGCAGGAGCCTGAAACACTGTAGCTcctctggaggaggaagaggaggaggaggaggaggaggaggaggaggaggaggaggagcagagggatgaagagagggagaggagaggaagagaaaaagtcAAGTTCAGCTCACAGACCTTTAACAGCAGCAGGTCACACATCAAATCCACCACAAATCAGATCATATCATATTGCATCGtatcagatcagatcaggtcTTATATCATTTGACATGGAACACCTGTTGGCACCTGTTGCTTTTAATactttgaaacctgagacaattcatttgatttctttaagGAAACTGCCCCCAACATTACCAgaatattagtaaaaaaaatcaaaaccatttgaaaataaataaataaatgaataataataataacatttaaaaaacaatcataaaaaatgtaattaaaaaaagctgtttttaatgttgttaAAAGACGGTAAACAGAATGGAAACTCACTGTTTTctaaatttatttgttttattctctctcaCCCGGTTGCCGATGCTTCCCTGCATCTTGTTGCCCATGATGTCATCAGCGCTGCCATCCAGGCTGCGGCCGCCGCGGCACAGTGGCGGCGgcgtgtatctgtctgtgtgtgagtgtgcatacACGTACGcgtctgcgtgtgtgtacgtgtcgCTGTGTGTGAGGCGCCGcgggtgtgtgtgagcgctgagcagcagcagctgtcgCTCGGCTCGGTCTGCTCGCTCCAGCAGCGTCtcgatgaaaacctgcagaacgagagcagacagaaagacaaacgGAACGACAGAATAATAAATCAGCTGGAAAAGGTGAAATCCTCTAGTcgtgtgtgtggcagctgaTGCTGTTCAGGAGTCATGGTTGTAGTTAGTGGGATGTGTCTGCACAGGGTTTGTAAATGGTTGCCATGGTATTCTAGGTGGTTACAAGGATGTTTCTAGGTGGTTGATTAGGTGTTTCCAGGTGGTGCAGAGGATGTTTACACATGGTTTCTAAGGTGTATCAGGCAGTTGCTAGGTTGTTTCTAGGTGGTTTATGCTTTTTTGTGGTTCCCAAGGTGTTTCTAGGTGGTTGATTATGTTTCCAGGTGGTGCAGAGGATGTTTACACATGGTTTCTAAGGTGTATCAGGCGGTTGCTAGGTTGTTTCTAGGTGGTTTATGCTTTTTTGTGGTTCCAAAAGTGTTTCTAGGTGGTTGATTAGGTGTTTCCAGGTGGTGCAGAGGATGTTTACACATGGTTTCTAAGGTGTATCAGGCAGTTGCTAGGTTGTTTCTAGGTGGTTTATGCTTTTTTGTGGTTCCCAAGGTGTTTCTAGGTGGTTGATAAGGTGTTGCCAGGTGGTCCTTAGGATGTTTCCATGATCTAAGATGTATTATGAGGTTGACAAGGTGTTCCTAGGTGGTTGCAGAGGATATTTAGAGGAGGTTGATAAGGTGTTTCTTGGAAGTCcacaagatatttacacatGGTTTCTAAGATGTATTAGGACGTTGCTATGTGATTTCTCCGTGGTTGCTCTAAAGTGTTTCTAGGTGGTCCTAGGATGTTTCCATATGGTTTCTAAAGTGTATTACGAGATTACTAGGTTGTTCCTAGGTAGTTGCTATAAGGTGTTTCTAGGTGGTTGTTTAgggcaggggtcaccaatcatgtgccatggagggccggaggctgcaggttttcattccaaccaagacctccaccaggtgatttcactgatcagctcctcctttctgatacaaggtgaggtgatcagtgaagtcacctggtggaggtcttggttggaatgaaaacctgcagcctcttggccctccatggcacatgattggtgacccctggttTAGGGTGTTTAAAGGATGGTTGATAAGGTGTTTCTAGGAGGTCCATAGAATGTTTCCTCGTGGTTTCTAAGATGTATTAGGAGGTTGCTAAGTTGTTTCTGTGTGGTTGCTATAAGCTGTTTCCGGGTGGTCAATAGGATATTTCTACATGGTTTGTAAGATGTATTAGGAAGTTGCTAGGTTGTTTGTCAGTGGTTGCAGTGTTTTTATTGGTTGCCAAGGTGTTTTTAGGTGGCTCAAATGGTGTTTCTAGGTGGTCCACATGGTGTTTCCACATGGTTTCCATGTTGCTATGTAGATACAAGGTTGCTATGTTGTTTCTATGCAGTTGATATGTTGTTCCCACGTGGCTGCTAAGGTGTATCTAGGTGGTTGCTGTTTTTGGGAGGTTTTTAAAGGTGTACAGAATGGTTGCTAGGTTCTTTAAAGgttgttactattattactagAGTGTTTCTGGGTAGCTGCTAAAGTGTTTCTAGGGTGTGTCCAGGGATGTGTCTGCTGGAGTGTACTAGATGGTTGTACTGGATGGTAAGCTGTACAAGGTGGTTTTGAGGCTGATTCTAGGTGGTTACCTGGATGTTTCTAAGATGCTAAGATGTAATATGTGGCTGCTTTGGTGTTTATTAGTAGTTTCTAGGGTGTTACAAAGTGGCTGGTAGGGTTCACTATGTGGTTGTTTGGGTGTTGCTGGGTGGCTTAATTACTAGTAGTAGCAGCCAACATGTTTATTAAAGAATAATCTCCATTAATAAAACAACTATTATTGATTGACAGTGACAATAATTACTCCTGTCAGCCACAGGTGTCATACATGGACTGtgctctgttttcatctgtttgtttgtttttttttgtttgtttgtttgtttgtttttgttttttagatatACTTATGTCACAAAGCTGTATAATTCACAGTTACTGTGCCCACTAGTAGCAGTACAGTAACGGTGCAGGTAGCAAGACgaaacaaaacacagtttgGTACCTGCAGTTTGGCTTTGGCCTCGGCCTCTTTCTCTGCCGTCTCCCTCAGGAAGCGCTCAATGCCCACCATCTCCCTGCagcgtacgcacacacacacacacacacacacacacactttgaaatgAATGTCAAATAATTATGAATACATATTGACATATAGATCTAAACACGAtgatataacacacacacacacacacacacacacacacaactgctcTACAGATAAAtgatataacacacacacacacacacacacacacacacacacacaaataaagtgATAGACAAGAACCGCAGACACAAACATCGCTATATAAATTCAGAAACAcataggcagagagagaaatgcatacacacacacgtgaaatagcgcaaaaaaaataactgcataTAGACAGAGATatacagagccacacacacacacacacacacacagagtggctGAACCCACTCacccttaaacacacacacacactcacacatacatatatacagtacatatataaATCTGGCTCTCATCCCCAGAGCCACTCTGTCCCCCTGTCATCTTACATTTAtcatcaatgtgtgtgtgtgtgtatgtgtgtgtgtgtgtgtgtgtgtgtgtgtgtgtgtccagtgagGCAGACTGAACGTGACGTGTCCTTCATTCTGTGAATAGCAGCACACCTCCTCACCGACTGGACACATAATGACTGTTGAAGCTGTttaatgttatattatatttcattataatatCATAAACTGAACATTAGATACTGAAGgcagacaacacacagcaggaaacacttcaccatcaaaataaaattccctttaattcttttcaaaaatacttacaacgacaaaaaaaaaaaaaaagtaaaacaaaacaacaaaatcaaggaAATAAAAAGTCATAGAAAACGtggttacttttatttttagaagTATTATATGtaatttagccatttttgtacagtgatttcaaaataaagtgatggATTTTTGTCCAGAGGGTTAAATAtggcatttcaaaataaaagtgtggaggaacagcgccctcttcctgttttgtgccgtaaagcgaCACAGCAGGTTCACCTCCAAACGCCTCCTGCTGGTCAGCTGTGGAAAGTACAGCAACGAGGCTGTTTACTGAGACtgaattaatggaaaaaaaaaacaaaaaaacaacaagacaggcagacggacagagagacagacagacagacagacaggcagagatacTGACTGTTGTCGTTcactcagctctctctcttttccctccagATCCTTCCTCAACCCCGCCATCATCGCCATGGCAGCAGAGACCTGATGGATCAAAACCAAGACGCGCCTGAAACACTCCACAACGTCTGGTTCACATCAAGTGTTTGTTTACTCGTTTACTCGtttacttgtttacttgttttcagaaaaagtTATCTGGCCTTCAGATTTTGATTTCCGCGTGGAACGatctggacagagagagacagaaaccagTCGGCTAAAGCTAACTGGCTAGCCATGCTACCAGTCTCTCTTTATTCATACCTGTCAGCATTACAGCAAGAGAACAAGCTAGCCGTGCTACAAGTTTCCCtttgtaggggagactggggtaagatgagccatttttcatatttaggatcactacatcaaggcaatcatagttttgtcactaactaatatatctgcatatatttcaggatgttgtgcatctcttcaaacaaacagaatgagtgtaaacataactgtttccataatatagcatgtccaaaaaaagtggtctcgtggcacaacttaccccgtgtatggggtaagttgagcataggagcggggtaagttgagccatatcCCTActcccccccaccttcctccccacctccatcccacccctccctcaccttctccctgtgtatgtgtatttttatttattaaacacaatccaacaggtacaataaacagctgttttaacaggccttaaagtgcgcttgggaagagaacattaacagctgtgtttttggaaagaaaacactagaacactagtttcttggtgtccttgctgacagtaaggtcagttatgaacatatgaatgtaacacatttgtGGTGGCCGCAGCCACCATTGGCCACCACATAGCTCCGCCCCTGGCTTTCACTCAATATTCCACCTGTCGAGGTTGCAGGGGAACACAAATTGCTCAGACCTCCTTGCTGTACCACCAACTCTGTGaggtttggggagttttagagatttaatatttaaccctcgTAAAGGCTTAAGGGGTCAAAATGGCCCGAGcaggtggctcaacttaccccagagctaccattttgacttttttggtccccacagctaaaatggtgcacttttatgctaggtttatgacctcatgttgtagctcatagataccacacctgatgtataaaacaaatttaaaatgatctgttttggtcttaacacaattctcatgaaacttatgatagactaaattcacgttcaagagtaaaaaaaatgtttttttggaaataaatgtctaaccactttacccatgtggttcttaccttcacagactccatgaaatgatgccttcctcctaaatatttggtcaaatgatcaatgttttttaccgtttcctagcaacagggggtggctcaacttaccctttggctcaacttaccccagtctcccctacctgTTAGCATAACAGCACACGAAAACTAACTAGCTATTCAAGCTACTAGTCTTTATTTATAATTGTTAGCATTTTACCAAGCAAACAAGCTAGCCATGCTACTAGTCTCCATTTGTACTTGTTAGTGTTACAACGCTAACTAGCTGTTCATGGTGctactctttatttatttacagttgtTAGCATTTTAGCATGTGAACAAGCTAGCCGTGCTACCAGTCTCTTTAGAGTTAGCATTAAAGCCGGCTAAAGCTAAGTGGCCATGCTACGCTAAGTCTCTCTGTGAGCCTGCTAGCGTGTCAGTGTTCCCCATCCCTACTGTTTCAAAATCTGTTGACACgggactttttgttttatttttaaatgtacgatgacttgagttttgtcctgtatgttcatttattgttgttattgttgtttgtttacatgatgAACGGGTTTGACACGTGGCAACGATCGGCTGAAACAAGTCAGAAAAAGTCAGATCAACGAAAATATTAAATTTGATGGAAAGACACTCAGGGGACGAGTGTGAAACTTGctaacatgttttatttgctgcttgatagatagatagatagatagatagatagatggggTTTTCCAGAAGCCTCTCTGGAGGTTTCTGACATCACAGGTGCTCCTACCTGTCTGGACAAGTATGTcgctctctcctccacttcctgtttctcccTCCCCAGCCGCTCCCCGTCCCGCCTCTCCCGCTCTAGCTCCGCCTCCCTCCTCTGAAGCTCCGCCCTCAGCCGTCCCACGCGCCGGTtcaccctctcctccacctcggCGAACGTCCGGGCGATCTTGCGCTCCAGCTCCAGGCCCAGGCCCAGCCGCTCCTCCATCCCCACGCCGACCgtcagccccagccccagctccAGCCCCAGCCGGACCCCCGCCCCGCCCAGCCGGACCCCCGCCCCGCCCAGCCGCTCCCCGGGGAAACACTCCAGGGAGCCGGGGAGGGCCAGAGCGGTGGACGGGCCCTCCATGGGTCCCACGTAATCTGGAGGACCGAACATTTGCCTGAGCATGTGGAGGGAGGCGGACGACGAGGCGAGATCCAGGCAGGCGAGCGGCAGGGGGAGGCAGCGCGGCTCTAGGCCCACAGGAGGGCTCTGTCTGTGGGGTGCAGCGGGGCCGGGCAGTGGGAGCAGAGCACCGGGCCTGGAGCTCCTCGCCCGAGCCTGAGAGGAGGGTGAGGGTTAGAGGGAGGAGTTCATgttgaacatgtgtgtgtgtgtgtgtgtgtgtgtgtgtgcctggagCTGTTGTGTTTCTCAGAGGTAATCTAACCAGTTAaattaaacctcagtgggcggagccaattACCAAAAATAGGCTTCACAAGTCACATGGAGCGCTGGCCCAAATCTAGATTTCCACgtcaaatcatcatcatcatcatcatcatcatcatcatcatcatcccagtCCCACTCTTTGCTTCAAGCTGCCATTTAAAACCAGTGTTTTGGGGTAAAGGTGCAAAGCCACGTCACACTGCTCTGCTGCTAAATATTAGATCACCATCATTCAGGCATAAACACACCTGGCTCACAGGTACGTATATTTACACATGtataaaacagtaaaagtgTAAAGCAATTTAAAATGATGCTAGCGGGtggatttatttgtgcagatacAGCTCAGACTGTCCTCTGAGTGAGACTTTAGAAGAAAaaacggtaacactttacaataacagtacaacaattaacgttagttaattccataataaacattaagtaacagttaattaaccattaactaatgctgttcatgctaaggtattaatttgtatgttatttaagggttattgtacatattattaacattattaaatgccataataatcatcaactaacagttaattaaccat
Proteins encoded:
- the LOC115356754 gene encoding F-box only protein 41-like — translated: MSSSSSSSSSSSSELPYFCPRCGDEFRFSSVAELRAHLVSRHTYQTLLVLSQARARSSRPGALLPLPGPAAPHRQSPPVGLEPRCLPLPLACLDLASSSASLHMLRQMFGPPDYVGPMEGPSTALALPGSLECFPGERLGGAGVRLGGAGVRLGLELGLGLTVGVGMEERLGLGLELERKIARTFAEVEERVNRRVGRLRAELQRREAELERERRDGERLGREKQEVEERATYLSRQVSAAMAMMAGLRKDLEGKERELSERQQEMVGIERFLRETAEKEAEAKAKLQVFIETLLERADRAERQLLLLSAHTHPRRLTHSDTYTHADAYTPPPLCRGGRSLDGSADDIMGNKMQGSIGNRRSYSVSGSCRLGEQLCSHHHYSGLLGRMRTLSLGSGGWDRDGTAPPEEEAGWGRTWSRRPHRHHSTEEEDEEEEEEEEDEDEEEDEEEEEEEEGFWSSAEMSRLVFTTTHTP